The Fluviispira sanaruensis sequence ACCTCCAAAACTCCTCTTTCTATGTATCTTGGCCATAAAGGATATAAGGTTGCCAATATTCCTCTTGTTCCAGGCATAGAACCGCCAAAAGAATTAGAAAATATCGATCAGAACAAAATCATTGCCCTTATAATTGATCCGACTCGACTCGCAGAAATCCGTGCTGCGAGAATAGAAGCGCTTGGAACTGATGATATAGGCGATTATGCGGATATTGAAAAAATCTTCGAAGAATTAGAGTGGAGCCGTAAGATTTTCAAACGCAATAAACGCTGGCCCGTTCTTGATGTCACTGGGAAAGCTTTGGAAGAAAACTCAGTCGAAATAGAAAAAATAATTCTCAGTCGTTTTCCAGAATTAATGGATGAATAAGTAAGCATAGAAATTTATTTTAAAGGATCAGTAAATCAAGTGTTTAAAAAAAATAACTCTTGCCTAGCTGTTACATTATCTTTTACACAAATTGTAATACTTACAAGATATTTGAACCATAGTTTACGAAAAACTCATTTTGCACTAACTACTCTGCTAAAAAATGAAACTTTGAAACAAATTGACTAAACAAACTTATCTATATTTATAAGAATTTATTAGAAAAAATAGAAAAGAAATTCAAGTTTTAAAATCTAAACTAGCTGCGCACACCTGTCACGTGAATGAATTTGTGATAAGGTACCATTCTGCAGATTCATAAATATAATAGAAAAATATAAATTATAATTTATATTTTAATTATAATTGAAAAATTAATAAATTATATTTTTATAAAATATTATTTTCAAATTCATATTTTTTTAGTATAATTTTTTATAAATATTTTTTGCTTCTATTAAAGACAGAATAATATTTAAAATAAATTTTTCTTTTGTCTTCTTTTTGTTACAAACGCACATGACTACGCTGCAGGAAGCCAAATGTCATTACTTAATTCTACGAGGAGAAATTTATGCTTGCTGCAATACTGATCTGATCCCCTAAAAGTGGACAATTTAATTTTATAATTTGCTTTTTACTCCATAGGTGAGCAATATCCACAATCCTCATTCGTTTTTCTGAATTGATGGATGAATAATTATTTTTTTTGAGTAAACATTATAAATATAAAATATTTTAACTTTATTTAAGACTTATTCAGTTAATTTATGCTTCCCTTCAGCTATACTTTTCTCCCAATTTTTCCCATCAAAATTTACATATTCTTTACTTAAAGCCAGACTTAAATCTAGGCATCTTGCATTCACACTAAAAAAACCTGTTGGATGCGATCTGGGCCGATAAAATGGCATAATTCCACACACAACACAAAACGTATGATCTGCAATCTTATTACCGAAACGATAGGGTTTTAAATATTCTTGACCACGGTGCAATTTAAATCGTTCTTCGGTAACCATAAGCTCTTGGTGACCAGACATAAAACATATATCGCAATTACAGAGAGTAATGGTTAAATTTCTACTTGCACTTGCCTCAAATATGACGCCACCACAATGGCACTTGCCAGAATACCAAACTCTTTCTATTTTATAGTCAATTTCAGAATATATATTATTAATATCTTCGCTCATATTTTCTCCATGAAAATATATATAAAATTATTTCATATAAATATTATTTTATTTCTCCATTATTAAAAAACTATATAAAGGATAATTTTTTATCTATAAGACCTGACTCCCAGGAATAACTGAAGAATGAGGCTCAATCAAAAGTGTTCCTTTATTTTCACATACAGTTGCTAAAACTAAAACTTCAGACTTCACACCGGCTACTTTTTTTGGTGGAAAATTCATAACTGCAATAATTTTTTTATTTATTAAATCTTCCTGTGAATAGTTCTGTCTGATTTGTGCTGAACTTATTTTATAGCCAATATTTTCACCAAAATATATTTTAAGGATATAAGCTGGTTTTAATGCTTTTTCATTCAGCGCAACTTCAACTATTGTGCCACAACGCAATTCAACCTTTTCAAAATCTTTCCATTCAATGAATTGATTCATTCTTAATTGCCTCACACCACTCTGTATGAAATTTATAGTTCTCAGTGAAATATTTTATAAATAATGATCTTTTCTCTTCATTATTTGCAATTAATTCTATCATTTCTTCTGTCATTTTCACATGATATTGCTCTGCTGGATCTTCGCCGCCCACGTGATTATAAAAGTATTTAAGTTCATTTTTTATTAAAAAATTATATCTATTTGCCAATGAATCCCACAACGATGTAATCATATTATTCGCATGAACTTCAAAACTAACCATCGTAGCGCATCTTTTTATACTATCATTATCAGATAATTTTTCATACAATTTATTTAAATATTTTTTTGTAGTTTCTGAATAATAAGGAGAAATATTCTGCCCAAAAATCATATAAAGATCATCTTGAAGATTATTTGAGTGAAAATATTTTTCTGTCTTCAATATTTCAGATATTCCTGCCATTTTTTTTCTAAGTGTGATGAATAATCCACCTGTTTCATCCCAACTTAAAAAATTTCCGACAACGGACGTTATTTCCAAATCCTTATCTATCGGTTTATTATCATTCATATAGTTAAAAAAAAGATCCTTTTGCGAACCTGCTTGCAAATATGGAAAAGCTTGAGACATTGCCAAATAATTCGCCATAAATCCCTTCATATTTTCAATATTGATCGAGTCAAATGGATGATTCGAAGGAATTAAAGAAGTTAAGAAATGATGATCAATTTTCATAATTTTTCCTTTTTTTTAAAGGTTAAGTATATAAAATAACTACTTAGTGCCAAAACCTAAAATATATATATGATAATTAAATTATTAAAATAATACTATTATTTTTCAAACTATTATCAGAAATAAACCCCCATTTATTTATAAATAATAATATCATATTTCACATTTATTTTTTTTCTTATTAACTAATTCTAATATTACTTTATAATGAAAATATATATAAGACGTATCAGTATTAAAATAATTTTTTGGAATTACATTTTCTAATTTTCCCAAATTATTAGCAGGTATTCTAGGAAATGCATGATGTTCAGAATGATAATTAGCATTCCACATAAAAAATCTAACTAAAAAATTTGATGAGACACTACGAGTGTTAGTACGAATATCCTTCGAAAATTTTTCACATTTGTAATGTTCAGGTAAGCTAAAGACAAAAAGAATGCCTGGGTAAAATAAAAGTGGTATCCAATAAAAATGAAGCATAATAATAGGAAATTTATATGTTATACAAAATGTTATTAGAATGAATACTTCTATTATAGCATTATCTATCTTAACATCAAAAATTTTATTTCTATTTAATTGAACCGATTCTGGGAATAAATTTCGATTGATTCTATAAATCCCTCTTAAAACTGCGTACCAATAATGAATTCCTATAAATTCAAATAGATATTGTTTAAATGATCTAAACTCAAACGAAGGTTCAGTATCCCCATCAAAACTTGTTTTTTGATGATGAATTAAATGCTGATATTTATATCTTGAAAAATTAATTAACAGAGGTGTACTCCAAAATATACCAAAAATTCGATTCATTTTTGATGATTTAAACTGTCCTAAATGCACACAATCATGGCCTGCATTAACAAATCCCGCAAGAATAAAACTCAAGATTGGTGTAAGTAACAATCCAGAATTTCCAAGCACATAAGAAGTATAACCAATCGCTGTATATACAAAAATAATTAGTATTATCCTAATTGAAGATAAAATAGGGATTCTTTTTATTAATGTCTGATAAAAATCTTCATTTATTTTATATAAAAAATCCGATTTCATCTATCCCCCTGAAACAAAATCAATATTTTATTTTCAATTGCCCGAACTTTTTCTATACTTTTTTCAATAATTAAGCACTCAATAGAATTATCTAAATAAATGCTCGGCCTGAGAATAATAACACCAGTTTTCCGTTGCATATTAAATTTTAAATCATTCGATTTTAATATATGAAGTGCCTCTTGAAAAGATTTTGATGGAACTTCTCTTAAACTAGATAAATAATATTCATTCATATAGTTTTTACCTAATAACTTATTTCCAATAAAATGCATAGCTGTTCCACCACCCCAGCGTGCATTGATTTCATTAAAAATATATTCGTTGTCTAATGTTACTATCATATCAATATTTACATATCCTCGATAGCCTATTTGTCCCATTTGATTAGCCAAGCGCGTTGCTTCGCTTACGACTTTTAAGTTTGTTGATAAAGGCAAAATAGCGGGTATTTCTAATCCTATCCATTTCATTTCTCCCAAAGGATTGGATTGATCTTTTTCAACTCGTATTGACCCATTGCTTAAAAAGGAAGGTTGACCATTAGAGTCGATGAAATATTCACAATATAGTGCGACTGAGGATTTATGATAACACTCTATAACAAGTTCATTATTCCAAGAGTCAGTTAATTCTGACCATATCTTCTCCGCATGTTCTTCAATTGATAAATCAAAAGGAATAACTTTACTTACACCAGGAAGTTGTCTATCTTTTGTTTTAGTTAATGCGAGATTTCCCATTCCCCCACCACCACGATCCTGTTTAATGATCAAAATCCCTGTTTCATCAATTAAATTATTAATCGAAGAAGCTAAACTTAATGGATTACTAACAACAAATCCTTTAGGAATAGATAAATTAATTCCAGCGGCAATTCTTCTGAAATGTGATTTTCTATTAAATAAATCAGGTCCTTTTTGCTCTATAAATTCAAAACCTGAGGGCATATCAATATTCAGTTTTCTACATAATTCTATTAATCCTGATGTTTGATAGCATGCGCATAAATTCCATTTTTTCTCGATGCACATTTCAGATTTTAAAGAATTGATTATATCATCACTCAACAAAACTTCATCGCTTAAGATTTGCGGATTAGATGAACTTTTTTTTGGAGTTATTACTTTAATTTTGTTATTTGAATATCCATAATTTTCAGACACATAATTTAAAAATTCGCTAGAAATTTGTGAAGATGCTACAATAATATCATCTTCATCTGCAAGCCAAGAATTACGATCTGGTCTTTTTAATGCCCTTATTAAAAATTCTGGATTAATTACCCCTCCCATCATTTGTTCAGTTGAAATATTTAAAACAATTAACTTAGGCATCGCATATCTCCTGATGTATTAGCTGTATAGAAACTATTGATATATCTTAATTTATTAGCCATTTATATTAAATAATATTATTTAATATTATTTCGTTACCAAACTAGAAGTTGAAAATCTTTCGTCTTCAGCCCTATATAGTAAATAAGCAATAGCTACAAAAACGTTTATTATAAAACAAGAAATCCATAGAGTTGTGCTTCCAAAATTTCCTAAAATAAATGAACCAAAAATAGGAGAAATAAACTGAGGAATAGTGAATGTCATTTGACAAGTGCCTTGATAAACACCTTTTAGCTCAATGGGTGCAATTTTAGCTGCAATTGAGAGAACTATACCTGCAGAAATTATTTCCCCTAAACTCCAAAAAGCAACGGAAACCAAATAATATAAAAAAGTCCCTGTAAATGCATTCATTCCAAATCCAATTCCAATTAATATGGCCGAAAGCGCTAAAACATATTTAGGCCTAAAATTTCGGATATAAGGACCAAGAAGAGGTTGTAAAAAAATTATTAAGAGACCATTTACAGAAAGAAGATAACCATATTCTGTTGTAGATATCCCCCGTTTAGTTAAATCAATTGCCCATGAAACATATAACTGGGTAAATACAATATTTCCGATAGTAGTAATCATAAATAATTTAAAAAATATAGGGTCAAAAAAAGGTTTAGATAAAAGAGAAATCTTTCGAGCCACTTTTTGAGTTTTAATTTCTTTAATAAATATCCAAATTACTAACGCATATATAAATGAAGAAAAAGCATTTATAGCACTTAATAGAAAAAAACCTTTGGATAGTATATAACCTGCAAGAGCAGCACCTACTGTCCCTGCTAAATTAAATGACCAATGGTAAAGGCGATATGCTCTTAACAAATCATTATTTGGCACAATATCTGATATAAGCGATGAAGCTGCTGGTCTATACATATTACCCAAAAATCCTAAAAGAAAAACGACGGTTAATATCGATATTTTACTCTTAACTAAAGCTAAAATTAGCAATAATATTGAATTAAAAAGTAAAGACCAAACAAGAATTTTTTTTCTTCCATATAAGTCTGATAAAAGCCCACCTAAAGGCCCTGCAAGAAAACTTCCAACTCCCAAAATCGAAACAATTACTCCGATAAATTCAACAGTAAACTGATTCGTATTTGTTAAATTTACGGCCAAGAACATAACTACGAAAGAACCTAATCTATTAATGAAATGGCCTACTAATAATATATATAAACTTCGAGGGAGCCCAGCAAATTCTCTCAAACTAAACCCTTTTATATTTTTAAATTTAACCCATTATGTAATCATAAATACTTCAACATTATGGGAATTTAAATTGCTTAAAATTACAAATAAGAACTATGTATATAATTTTCAAAATTTTATATAATCTATTTTTTTTGTTAGCACAAATTTTTTATCAAAAAATTTATTATTTTACTACTTTTATATATAAAAATAAATATGTTTTTATCAATATTTACATATATTTATACGAATATATTGATAAAATTTATAAGGTAAATTATTTATATACTTTTGCTTGATAAATTTATTTAAAATATATTAAATACAATTACTGGTTCGCTGGCACTCTCCAATGATTTATAAAATATTAATTATTATTAATAAATTTAATAATAATTTATTTTTTTTTTATAATTTAATTAAATTTCAGAAATAATAACTATTTATATAAAACACTTCTTATTTAAAATATTGCTTTACTTATGCTCGCATTTCGGCAAAATAATATGAGGATTTTCAATACAATTTTAATAATTAAGTGTATGAGGAAAAGTCAAGGTTTGATCGAGATTTTGCACACTATGACCTGTAGAAAAGCAATATTCAATTCCTTCTAAGTCTTCTGATACAATGTAACCTCCGTCACCTTGGCACCCTAATCAAATCAATGAGAATTGAGTGGCATAAAGTATTAGTTCTTTTAAGAATTCTTTGATGCCAAAATATTATTAATATTATCTACGTTATATCTTTTTCAGTAATGAATGTTTTATAATTTCTTGAACATATATATTTAACCTCAAGTGAATACGAATTTTAATAATAAAATATTGCAATACATATCAAAATATCATTTTTATAATCTATAAAGTTTGGGGAATTAATTTTAGCAGTATTTTACAAATATATGATTAGATTATCCATTAAGTATTTATTTAATCTGATCTTTTTGCAATAAACTATAATATACTGGAGAAATTAAAATCACATTTTCTTGCTTAAATAAATCTTGAATATTTTGATTTAGTTCTGAATGTGTTTCATCCATTAAATTAGGTTGCTTCGTATAACAATTCAATTCATAAGATGCATGGTAGTCATTCAGTTTCACTTGCAAGACGAAAGGTGCTGGCTCAGGACGTATATCTTTTGTTTTTAAAGCTGCTTTGATCAATATCTCATTCACTTTCCGCCAAGGAGTCTCATAGCCTATAGTGACAATTGAGGTTAAAATTAGTCCATGAGATTGAGCTGAAGAGCTGTAATTCACAATATGACTGCCTAGAACCATGGAACTTGGAATCGTAATATCTACGTTTTTGATCGTCCTTACACGAATAACTAACAGATTTTTTTCAATTACATCTCCTATAGTATCAGC is a genomic window containing:
- a CDS encoding tRNA-binding protein, with the protein product MNQFIEWKDFEKVELRCGTIVEVALNEKALKPAYILKIYFGENIGYKISSAQIRQNYSQEDLINKKIIAVMNFPPKKVAGVKSEVLVLATVCENKGTLLIEPHSSVIPGSQVL
- a CDS encoding fatty acid desaturase family protein yields the protein MKSDFLYKINEDFYQTLIKRIPILSSIRIILIIFVYTAIGYTSYVLGNSGLLLTPILSFILAGFVNAGHDCVHLGQFKSSKMNRIFGIFWSTPLLINFSRYKYQHLIHHQKTSFDGDTEPSFEFRSFKQYLFEFIGIHYWYAVLRGIYRINRNLFPESVQLNRNKIFDVKIDNAIIEVFILITFCITYKFPIIMLHFYWIPLLFYPGILFVFSLPEHYKCEKFSKDIRTNTRSVSSNFLVRFFMWNANYHSEHHAFPRIPANNLGKLENVIPKNYFNTDTSYIYFHYKVILELVNKKKNKCEI
- a CDS encoding GFA family protein; translated protein: MSEDINNIYSEIDYKIERVWYSGKCHCGGVIFEASASRNLTITLCNCDICFMSGHQELMVTEERFKLHRGQEYLKPYRFGNKIADHTFCVVCGIMPFYRPRSHPTGFFSVNARCLDLSLALSKEYVNFDGKNWEKSIAEGKHKLTE
- a CDS encoding MFS transporter, coding for MREFAGLPRSLYILLVGHFINRLGSFVVMFLAVNLTNTNQFTVEFIGVIVSILGVGSFLAGPLGGLLSDLYGRKKILVWSLLFNSILLLILALVKSKISILTVVFLLGFLGNMYRPAASSLISDIVPNNDLLRAYRLYHWSFNLAGTVGAALAGYILSKGFFLLSAINAFSSFIYALVIWIFIKEIKTQKVARKISLLSKPFFDPIFFKLFMITTIGNIVFTQLYVSWAIDLTKRGISTTEYGYLLSVNGLLIIFLQPLLGPYIRNFRPKYVLALSAILIGIGFGMNAFTGTFLYYLVSVAFWSLGEIISAGIVLSIAAKIAPIELKGVYQGTCQMTFTIPQFISPIFGSFILGNFGSTTLWISCFIINVFVAIAYLLYRAEDERFSTSSLVTK